A window from Argopecten irradians isolate NY chromosome 3, Ai_NY, whole genome shotgun sequence encodes these proteins:
- the LOC138318516 gene encoding ficolin-3-like: MDTEGGPWIVIQRRTSGDVGFNRNWADYKNGFGDLSGNFWLGNEKIWLLTLNPRVLRVELESWDGTNGYAQYTTFQVASEAENYRLNVQGKSGNITDSLSYHNGYGFTTSDRDHDSQEYNCAVVYEGAWWHHDCLNSNLNGPYKTYTGQTDVRSMLWNYFPSNDIGIPLKTSRMMVREA; encoded by the exons ATGGACACAGAGGGTGGTCCGTGGATT GTGATTCAACGACGGACAAGTGGAGATGTTGGTTTCAATCGGAATTGGGCAGATTACAAGAATGGTTTCGGGGATCTCTCAGGAAATTTCTGGCTAG GTAATGAGAAGATTTGGCTTCTGACGCTTAACCCGAGAGTTCTCCGAGTGGAACTAGAAAGTTGGGACGGAACAAATGGGTATGCTCAGTACACGACCTTTCAGGTAGCCAGTGAAGCTGAAAATTACAGACTCAACGTACAGGGTAAATCTGGTAACATTA CTGATTCCTTAAGTTACCACAACGGCTACGGCTTCACAACCTCCGATAGAGATCATGACAGTCAGGAATATAACTGCGCAGTGGTATATGAGGGCGCCTGGTGGCACCACGACTGCCTCAATTCTAACCTGAACGGCCCCTACAAGACATACACCGGGCAGACGGACGTCAGATCAATGCTTTGGAATTATTTCCCTAGCAATGATATAGGTATACCACTGAAAACATCTAGGATGATGGTTCGAGAAGCTTGA